AGGTGTTGCTGGACGGCGATCTGCCGGCGGAAATCAGCGAAGAGCTGCCGGCTGGCATGCTTGATCTGGACGACAATGAACCGATCGCGTTGACGCCCGAAGAATTGGGAAATATCGTTTCTGAAGTCGGCGAGGGCGAAGTTGGCCTCGGCGATATCGAATTTGCCGAACAGGCACCGTCGCTGGAGTTCGAAAGCGGCGACCAGAGCGAACTCAGTCAATTTTCCAGCATGGAGGAGGGGCCAACGGCCCTCTCCGACAATGAGCTCAGCTCCATTCTCGAAGACACAGACGCCGAGGGCGTCCAGGCGCGCGCCGGATTGGAAGATGAGAGCGCCATTGCCGCTCTGGAACCGCCCGTAGATGTCATCAATCTGGATGAATACGGCGAAACGATCGAGGCCGGGCATGGCGAAGCGCCGCCGATGCGCGCCGCCGTCGCCGAACGGGTTGCCGTAGACTCAGGCGTAAACAAGGAAGAGTTGCGCAAGATGATCTCCTACCTGGACGGTCTTTTTGACCAGCTTCCGGAAACGGCCATTCGCGAATTCAGCCATTCTGAATACTTCGATCTTTACAAACGCATCATGGACGAGCTCGGGCTCTAATGAGCTTGCCATTGCCCAATCCGCTTTGAGGCTTTGCGCCGATGGGCCTGCTCGACAAAGCCACGCTGGCGCGCGAAGAAACGTCCACAGACGCGCCTGAAGCGCCTGGCCGCAGCACGCTGAGCGCAGCGGCCGAGGGGCTCCGGGCCCGCGCCGAGCGACTTCGCCAGAGTGCAGGCAGCGCATCATCGGACAGCGGCATCCGCATCCACGGACTGCGTCGTCGCGCCGAGGCTATGGCTGGCGAAGCGCCATCGTTGACTGGGCCGATTGCCGCGCCTCCGCGGCGCGGCTTGCGCGATCGACTGCGCGAATTGGAGGCGGGCGCCCAGCCGGCCAGCGCCCAGCAGCGCCGCCAGGGATTGCGAGCGCGCGCCGAGGCGTTGCAACATGCGCAGTCGGCAAGGACCTCCGACGCCGACTTAGAGGCGGCGAAGCCTCCTGCAGAATCGACGCTGGCCGGCGCAGACGCGCTTGGTCCATTTGCCGCCGCTCTTGATGATTTCGATACCAGCATCGCTCCGGCGGTCGCCGCCGCTCGAACGGAAGAGGCGGAACAAACTGAAGCGACGCATCCCGTCGGCCTCGATCCCTTCGACCTTGCTCTGGAGGAGCCGCCTTCCGCCCTGGCGGGGGAAGAACAATCGGCAAACCTCGCGGCCGAGTCGCCCGTTTCCTTGCAGCCGGAGGGAGGCGATATCTTACATTCCGGCGAAGAGCTAGATGCTGAGGCCTTTCCTGATCTGACTGAATCTCTGGAGCGCGATACTCCGGAACTCAAAGACGAGTTTGCTGCGCCCTGGACCCCGCAGCTGGTGCAGCCTGAATCAGAGGCAGGCGCCGATGAGGCGCTGGAGGCATCCGCCTCCCCGGCGTCGGATAGCGAAGAGGATCCTTTTGGGGCCTGGCAGCAGGAAGCGGAAAAAGAGGCAGAGCAACACGCCGCCCAATTGCAGCAGGAACAAAGTCCGCGTCGACCAACGGATCGCGACTTTCTTTTTGATGGCGATGATTTGAGTACGGCGCCCGCCGAAAGCTACATTGCCAGCCAGCGCAAGGTCGACCACTATCTGGCGCTATTTGATATTACAAAAGAGATATCAACTATTGATCGCTTTGAGGACCTCTGGGATAGTTTGAACTACGCCGTTATGGGACAGGTCGGCGCTGAAACTATTTGTATCTTCTCAGCTGTGCAGCGTAGCGCCAATGGCGGCATCTTTTATCCTGTAGCACATAGCGGATTCGAAATGCCGCAGGGCTGGGCGCTGAAGCGCGGCGATGAGATCTATGATCGTCTGGCCAAGGAAGATGGGGTTAAGTACGTTGAAGAATTCCTGAATCAGCCGCGCACTGCGCTATCGCCGGTGGAGCGCCGCATCCTGGAAACCTCTCGCGCCAGGCTGGTGGTTCCGCTAAAAAACATGGGTCAGCTCTACGGCATTGCATTTGTTGGCGCACAATTGAGCGGCAATGACTATACCGTGGATGATCTTGAGTTCCTTTCGCTGCTGGGCGAGATCGCAGCGGTGGGCGCGGACCGGGTGTTGTCGCGACTGGAATTTGAACGCGATACGGAAGAGCTTCGTCGCCGTAACATGATCCATGGCAGCATGTTCTCCCTGGCCCGCCGGGCAGCTAACGTGCGCGGCCTGGATGAACTATACGATTTGCTTGCTGAACGGTTGCGTGAAGACTTTCACGTTGATAGCTTTTCGTTGGTCCTGCTTTCGCCGCGCGACCGAGAGTATCGAATTTTTGCCGGGAATCGAATCAGCCCCGACACCATGGAACGCTTCCATCTGGGAGTCAATTCAGAGCTCGTCGCCATGGTTTCCAATCTGACGCGAGTCTACGATTTGGCCGATTTTCGCAACCATCCGGAAATTGCTCGAAATTATACGAACGACGATCTGGCGCTTATGCAGCACTACTGGATTGCGCCTCTGATCAATATGCACTGGTTGGCCGGATTCATTACCATCCATCGCACAACCGAACCCTGGACGGAATTGAATCGTGAGTTGATGGTCACGGCGGCTGAAATCATTTCCTCGGCGGCGGCCAACTGCATCATTCTTGGCGAACGCGAGTCCCTGTTCCGGGATCCGTTCAGTCCGCTGGAGGAACGCCTCAAAGACGAGTTGCGCAAGGCGCGAGAATTCAATGCCCCGTTGACGCTGGTCGATTTTCGGATAAAGAATATTCGGCGTCTGAACGAACTGGCGCCCGCCGAGCGCGTGGCCGATTTTCTGGCCGGCCTCACCCGTTCGATGTCCGGGCTGCTTTTTGAAACGGATTTTATGGCCCGTGTTGCGCAGGGCCGTTTTGCCCTGATTTTGCCCGGTCGAGATCGCGAAGAGTCTGAAATCTTCATTCGCAAATTGAAGGCCGAAATTCGTCGAGCTCGTTCCTTGCCGGGTTCGCCGGTGGATCCCCAGCTGGTTCACTCGCTGGTCAGTTATCCCCGCGATGCGCAAGACGCCGGAAAAATGTTGTCCGTATTCGATTGACGGCGCGCCCTGCAGTTACGGCCCGTTGCGCCGCCCTGGAGTCCGACCGATGACCTCATTGTTTCGCATCCTGCGATACGCGCTGGCGATGGCAATTGCCGCGGCTGCGGCATTGCTAATATCCTGCGCCGCCGGAGATGCCGGCGGCGAGGGCTCTGCGGCTCTGGCCTATGATCCGGCCAATGAACCGGATGCGCCGACGGAGCAGGACGATCCCTTCCTGCGCGCTGCGCCCGATGGAACCACCTTCCGAATTCTGATTGATCGCGATGGCTACCATGTGCGACAACTTGCTCGCCGCGAATTATTCCGTCGCAAGAAGGACATTGAAGGCGATCGCGAGCAGTTTGATTTTTTTCGCAGCGAGCATGACAAGGCCGACTTCATGGATCTGCGTCTGGAGGGCGTGCTGCAGATTCGGCTCAATCCGCTCTCCGGCGCCATCGAGCATATCGCTTACCTTGCCGGGCGCACGCCGCGCACCTGGCAGGCCAGCAAATTCTTCCAGGACGACATCAGCCGTTTTCGCTTCGACTTCCTGGCCGGCGGGGTGAATCCACGGGAATTCAAGGCGCACTACCTCTGGGTGATCCACAAGCGCGAAGGCCTGAGCGATGAAGAGCAGCGACGCCGGGCGATTGAGTACTTGAACTCGCAAGTGCGATGAGCGCGCTTGCGATTATTACGCCGGCCGCTCTGACCTTTGCAGCGGCGCTGCTGGGGCTGGCGGCCTTGCTGGGCGTATCCTGGATTCTGTACATTGTTGTTGTGGCGCCGGCCCGTCGAGTGAAGGCGGAGCAGGACGCTCCGCCGCCGCAGGTTGGCTACGCCCTGGATCTATTTCTTTCCGATCAGAATCGACAGCGCAAGGTAAGCATCGGTCTGCTCGATTCCGACATCAAACTTCGGCTCAGCGGCATCCGCGAGGACCAGTTGATTCTGCGCTTTGAAAAGGAGCGAGGCCTGGAGGAATACCAGATCAACATTCAGCCTGGCGCCAATGTGTACTACCGGCCGCCCCATGGTCGCAAGATCGAGGCAATGAAGGATGGGGAAACCGTGGAAAGCCGCGAATTGATCGGTCACGCTGCCGCCTTTCGCCTGGCGGCCAGCGTGAAGAACAATCGAGCCCTGCAATATGTTGAATTTGAATTGTCAGTCAAATTTGTGATTAACAACCTGGGCGAAGAAGTGATGCGATTTACGCTTTCCTTAACTCGCATATTCCCGGGCGTCGACACCGGCTCGCGCAACAAGCAAGGACTCTATGGATTCAGTCGCTTTCGCGGCGGGCAGGAGGAGCCCACGGAATGATCCCGCCAGCAATTTCAGGTCTGAAGGCCGTCTTGCGTTGTATCGAATGCGGTCGACAGTATTCTTTGCACGTCGTTCTCTATCGGTGTCAACACTGCGACGGACTGCTTGAAGTTTTTCATGACGTTTCCGCCCTGCAGGCGACGCCGGCTCAAGAATGGAAGCAGCTTTTCGAAGGTCGGATGAGCGATTTTTGTCATCCTTGGAATTCGGGCGTCTGGGGGAAACGCGAGTGGGTGCTGCCGGAGATCGATGATCAGGATATTGTCAGTCACAGCGAGGGTCGATCGCCGCTCAGCGAGCTCCACGAGCTGGCGCACGAACTCGATCTGAGCAGGCTCTGGATCAAACAATGCGGCATTTCCCACACCGGCTCCTTCAAGGATCTGGGTATGACCGTTCTGGTGAGTCATGTGCGCTCCCTGATCCGCCGCGGGATTTCGATCCGAGCCGTAGCATGCGCCTCGACCGGCGATACCAGTGCAGCGCTGGCAGCCTATGCCGCCGCTGCCGGCATTCCGACGATTGTGTTTTTGCCGGCCGGAAAGATTACGACGGCGCAGCTGGTCCAGCCGCTGGCCTCGGGCGCCATCGTACTATCGCTGGATACTGATTTCGACGGATGCATGGAGGTGGTGCAAGCGATCACCGCCGATCAAAGCATCTATCTGGCCAATTCAATGAATCCGCTGCGTATCGAGGGGCAAAAGACAGTTAGCATCGAGCTGGTCCAGCAACTGGGCTGGCAGGCTCCAGACTGGGTCATCATTCCGGGCGGCAATCTCGGCAACGTCAGCGCACTCGGGGCTGGTTTCAAACTACTGCGCGACTGCGGCCTGATCGATCGGTTGCCGCGGATCTGTGTTGCGCAATCGGAGCGCGCCAATCCGCTCTACCTGAGTTTTCAGAAGAACTTTTCCGCCCTGGAGCCAGTGAAGGCCAGAACCACCCTTGCTTCCGCCATTCAGATCGGCAATCCTGTAAGCTATCCGCGCGCCGTGCGCACCTTGCGTGAATTTGAGGGAGTGGTGGAGCAGGCCAGTGAAGAGGAGCTTGCTGAGGCCTCCGCTCGAACCGATCGATTTGGACAGTTCTGCGATCCGCACACGGGCGTTGCCCTGGCTGCGCTTTTCAAGCTGCGCCAGCAAGGCGCTATCAAGGCGCAACAGAGCGTCGCATTGATCTCTACCGCGCACGGACTCAAATTTTCTGATTTCAAAATCGGCTACCATGAAGGCCGCCTGAGCGATGTCGGCCAGCAACGCTATCGAAATATGCCGGTCGCGCTGCCGGCCGACATCAAGCGCGTGCGCGCCGCCCTGGCCGAGCGTCTCGGAAAGTAGAGCGATGACCGCGCCCAACGTCCTACAGGCCTTGCAGCAGGGCAGAGCAATTACGCTGCGCTCGCGCGTATTGAGCGAACATAGCGAGGAACGGCTGCTGGGAACAATGGAGGCGGTTTATGGCTATTTTAATCGCGCGGAGTTGGCCGGGCCGCTCTATGCGGCCGTTCGCGAATTGATTCAAAATGCTGCCAAAGCAAATATTAAGCGCATTCTGTTCGATGAGCTGGGTATTCAGCCAGGCGAGGTGCGCGACTACGTTGAGGCGATGTCGATCTTTCGAAAACAGTTGAATCGGACGCACATTTCCGGATACCTGCAGGCGATTCGTGCTCGCGATTTGTTTGTCGACGTACGCTTTGAACACAGTCCGCGCGCGGTCGCTATTACAATTTCCAATCCCTTTCCGCTTTATGCCGAAGAAGAACTACGCATTCGTCAGAAGTTCCGTGAGGCGCAATTTGCCGATGGCCTCTATGAGTTTTATTTGCAGCATGGCGATCAAGTGGAGGGCGCCGGAATGGGGATTGCGATGGTGCTGATATTGCTGCAACAATTGGGATTCGATCCGCGGCTTTTTTCAATCCACTCCGATGCTGCCAGCGGGCGAGCGATCTCGCGAATGATCACGCCCATGAGCGATGACTATGAGTCGCCCAGACGTCAATTTCATCGGCTATGTCTGGAGCGCGACTGTACTCCGCAGCAATTGCGTCTCGCAATTCGCGGCGGCAGCGTGCAGCTGGCCAGGCTTTGATCGACGAGATTCTACTGAGCGGCGGAAGCCGTCGGCTGAGCGCTTTGCGCATCCTCGACCAGCAGCTGGATTCCGGAGCGATCGCGCAGCATTTCTTCGATGTGGCGCGCAAGTTGAATTTCAAGCGGGAAAGGGCGGCGCCGGCGTCCGAGAATTCGATTTTGCGCCGCCTTCATGCGCTGGCAACCGCCGTGCGATGATAGCGCTGCCTTCAATTGGCCATCGTAGATCTGCGCCTGAAAGTCGTCGACTGGTCGATTGAGCAGGCCCAGCACGCGGCTGCGCTCGGGCCCCTCCAGCGCCAGGGCCTGAATCCAATCTTCGATAACATCGCGGTCATCGTCGCTGGGCCCTCCGTTACGCCAGGCTTCAGCGATCAGGACTTTGAGCAGAATTTCGCGGCAATTGTCGTCTTCAGTGAAGGCCATGTAACTCTAATGTCCTCGTCTCTTGCGCCTTTGCTCAATTGACCGCTTGCGGGGCGACCAGTTGGAAGGGCGCAATTCGTGCCTCAAAACTTGCGCCATCATCATAGGCCATTTCATAGCTGCCTTCCATCGATCCGAATTCCGTGGGCAGCGGGCAATAGCTGGTATACTCAAAGCTTTCGCCGGGACTCAAACGCGGTTGTCGACCCACTACGCCGGGTCCGCGCACTTCCTCGATTCGCCGGAAGGCATCGCGTATTTTCCAATGGCGGTTGAGCAATTGGACGGCCTGCGCCCCTTCATTGCTGATCGTTACATGGTAGGCAAAGAAATACAACGGCTGCATTGGATTGGATCGTTCCGGTACGAACTCGCTATTGACTCGAATCCGAACGCCTTGCGTTACCGCCTCGGACATAGGCGCATCGCAGCGGGGGCGCGGTCCCAAGCAAGCCCGAAACTTCCCGTCTTCTGATTTAAGAATCGGCCAGAGCGGCTCAGGACCAAAGCACTCAATGAGCGCTCAAATACTGTACTCTGTATGTTTCCTTTCCGTTCCGGTTTTGCAAGAAGGCCATGGCGCCGCTGTCGAGGGCCGGGATTTGGAGATGTAGCTGATTGGCGCCGCACGATTGCGACCAGGCATGCAGCGAGCTGAGCGCGGCTGTCGCCAGGCCCAAACGTCGCCGATCGGGCCGCGTCCAGAGCACCGGAACTGTCGCCGCCGTTTGCTCTAACACGGCGAGGCCGATTGTCGATGCTTCGCCCTGTAGATAAGCGACAAGCAGGGCCCGTCGTGTTGGAATTTGTTCTAAGATGGCGGCCAGGCGCGGCAGCAGTTCCGGGCTACAGTAGTCGCACTCCGCAGCTGCCGCCAGCCAGGAATGGAGCCCGCGTTCCTCAATTGCGACCGAACATTCGGCGGGCGGCGGAATTTTTATTCCGGCGGCGGCCAGGCGGAACAAGCAATACTCAGCTTCCGCCCGGAAACCCCGGGCCTGCAGCGCCTCAGACAGGCGGCGATGGTCCTCCAGCGGTGCAATTCGAAATCGCGCAGGCAGCCCCGCGGAGCGCATGATCGCCGCGCCAAGCGTCAGGCGATCTTGCAAAGCGCCGCGGCCTGGCCAGAGTTGAAGTGCGCAATTGGACTCCGGTCCAAAGGCGCCGCTGAGGCGCAGCACCATACCGTCCACATAGAGGCGGCGACTGCCGGGCCACGCATTGAGCCGGTACTCTTCCAGTCTGCGAATCATGAGACTCTGCAATTCTGTGTCCGATCTGCGCCTCCGCGCCGCGGCGGGCAAATCGAAATTGCTTGCCTGGCGACAGCCTCGGGGTTCTGCTGAGCGACGATGGACCGACTGAAAGAGCTGCTGCTTGGCGCCGAGCAGCCCGACGCCGCGGTAGTCAACGATCGCGTCGAAGTAGTCGGACTGAGCATTGCATCCTGCCTGAACCGCGCTGCGGAATTCTTGCGCACCGATCTCGCCAATCTGGACTACGAAATTCTGGAGCGCGGCAAGCGATCGCTGCTGAATCAAACGCCCTACCGTCTGGAAGTGGCGGTTTTGCCGCCGGAGGATCGTTTTGCCGACCTCGAGGAGTTTTCGGCAAAGCTTGGCGTCGGCGACCGGTTGATGTCCGAGGCGCTGGAACAGTATATCCAGCCCAAGCATCTGGATGGTCGCGCCATTGTTCGAAACTATCGCAGCGGGGTATTTTTGATCGTATATTCTCCGCTGGGCGAGGGGCGCGCCGTGGAATTGTCGGCAGTGTTGCAACGTATCCAGCAGGCCGGCTGTCAGAACTTCGACCAGG
This genomic stretch from Leptospirales bacterium harbors:
- the thrC gene encoding threonine synthase; translation: MIPPAISGLKAVLRCIECGRQYSLHVVLYRCQHCDGLLEVFHDVSALQATPAQEWKQLFEGRMSDFCHPWNSGVWGKREWVLPEIDDQDIVSHSEGRSPLSELHELAHELDLSRLWIKQCGISHTGSFKDLGMTVLVSHVRSLIRRGISIRAVACASTGDTSAALAAYAAAAGIPTIVFLPAGKITTAQLVQPLASGAIVLSLDTDFDGCMEVVQAITADQSIYLANSMNPLRIEGQKTVSIELVQQLGWQAPDWVIIPGGNLGNVSALGAGFKLLRDCGLIDRLPRICVAQSERANPLYLSFQKNFSALEPVKARTTLASAIQIGNPVSYPRAVRTLREFEGVVEQASEEELAEASARTDRFGQFCDPHTGVALAALFKLRQQGAIKAQQSVALISTAHGLKFSDFKIGYHEGRLSDVGQQRYRNMPVALPADIKRVRAALAERLGK
- the apaG gene encoding Co2+/Mg2+ efflux protein ApaG, coding for MSEAVTQGVRIRVNSEFVPERSNPMQPLYFFAYHVTISNEGAQAVQLLNRHWKIRDAFRRIEEVRGPGVVGRQPRLSPGESFEYTSYCPLPTEFGSMEGSYEMAYDDGASFEARIAPFQLVAPQAVN